One Hevea brasiliensis isolate MT/VB/25A 57/8 chromosome 5, ASM3005281v1, whole genome shotgun sequence genomic region harbors:
- the LOC110642106 gene encoding folate-binding protein 1 yields MDAKTEVLAPCGVNDFVCGKAAEWVSNGTELCLSAGFTVKSPEDADIGTEEASCYGGRASLDSIAESWRTSHSELPQKDGNLWILKDFQQWVQEMPFSEKVSWAVGGMVLTAGLLFLSKRKSYSQRQRLAAIQRTAKMLEGKMDKKYPDSQGNRKGNRR; encoded by the exons ATGGATGCAAAAACAGAG GTTCTAGCACCATGTGGAGTGAATGACTTTGTTTGTGGTAAAGCTGCTGAATGGGTCTCCAATGGTACAGAGCTTTGCCTCTCTGCTGGTTTCACCGTTAAATCGCCTGAAGATGCGGACATTGGTACAGAAGAGGCATCTTGCTATGGTGGTAGAGCTAGTCTTGATTCTATTGCCGAGTCATGGAGGACTTCTCATTCTGAGTTGCCCCAGAAAGATGGGAACTTATGGATTTTAAAAGATTTTCAGCAGTGGGTGCAGGAAATGCCTTTTAGTGAAAAAGTTTCTTGGGCAGTAGGAGGGATGGTTCTCACTGCGGGTTTGTTGTTTTTGAG CAAAAGAAAAAGTTATAGCCAGCGCCAGAGGCTAGCAGCTATTCAACGAACAGCAAAGATGCTGGAAGGCAAGATGGACAAGAAATATCCTGATAGTCAAGGGAATAGGAAAGGAAATCGAAGATGA
- the LOC110642105 gene encoding serine/threonine-protein phosphatase PP1, translating into MMMMMSMEGMMDKGVLDDIIRRLLDGRGGKQVQLSEGEIRQLCVNARQIFLSQPTLLQLKAPIRICGDIHGQYQDLLRLFEYGGYPPSFNYLFLGDYVDRGKQSLETICLLLAYKIRYPDKVFLLRGNHEDAKINRIYGFYDECKRRFNVRLWKIFTDCFNCLPVAALIDEKILCMHGGLSPELENVNQIREIQRPTEIPDSGLLCDLLWSDPDAKVEGWSDSDRGVSCTFGPDRVAEFLDKNDLDLICRGHQVVEDGYEFFAKRSLVTIFSAPNYGGEFDNAGALLSVDESLVCSFEILKPAASASSSKLPLKKPPKVGNI; encoded by the exons atgatgatgatgatgtcaATGGAGGGGATGATGGATAAGGGAGTTTTGGATGATATAATCAGGAGGCTATTGGACGGGAGAGGGGGCAAGCAGGTGCAGCTATCTGAAGGAGAGATCCGTCAATTATGTGTAAACGCACGCCAAATCTTCCTCTCTCAGCCTACTCTCCTTCAGTTAAAAGCTCCCATTCGCATCTGTG GTGATATACATGGACAATATCAAGACCTCCTGAGGCTATTTGAATATGGTGGCTACCCTCCTTCTTTCAACTATCTTTTTCTTGGAGATTATGTTGATCGAGGGAAGCAAAGTTTGGAGACCATTTGTCTGCTTCTGGCCTACAAAATCAGATATCCTGACAAAGTTTTTCTCTTGAGAGGAAATCATGAGGATGCAAAGATCAATCGGatatatgggttttatgatgagtgTAAAAGGAGATTCAACGTTAGGCTTTGGAAAATATTTACCGACTGCTTTAATTGTTTGCCCGTGGCTGCGCTAATTGATGAGAAGATACTGTGTATGCACGGCGGCCTATCTCCAGAATTGGAGAATGTGAACCAAATTAGAGAAATTCAGAGGCCTACTGAAATTCCTGATAGTGGTCTTCTTTGTGATCTGCTCTGGTCTGACCCTGATGCTAAGGTTGAGGGCTGGTCAGACAGTGATCGAGGTGTTTCATGTACCTTTGGACCTGATCGGGTTGCTGAGTTTTTGGATAAGAATGACCTTGATCTCATTTGCCGAGGTCATCAG GTGGTGGAGGATGGATATGAGTTTTTTGCCAAACGAAGTCTAGTCACAATATTTTCAGCTCCAAACTATGGGGGGGAGTTTGACAATGCAGGTGCTTTATTGAGTGTTGATGAATCTCTAGTTTGTTCCTTTGAGATATTGAAGCCAGCTGCATCAGCAAGCAGTTCAAAGTTGCCCCTTAAGAAG CCTCCTAAAGTTGGAAATATCTAA